One genomic segment of Candidatus Poribacteria bacterium includes these proteins:
- a CDS encoding Rpn family recombination-promoting nuclease/putative transposase, giving the protein MLDTNEVLSFFRDSLGQFSDRSAKWLLSNPENLRGLLEIIGSDLASSLDFSKVQRVNTTFIADNLREQESDLVFLLPFRDTNETEVLIYILIEHQSTVDPVMGFRLLFYMCQVWDQQRQKWVSENVPKSEWRFRPIIPVVFYTGQPKWQTPLSLEALMDVPQALLRFIPRFETLFLGVKSEPDANLVRTDSPFGWLMTVFKREDVPETSMFISVLERLGKHLGNLSESDRGSWEQAIYYLYLLVFYRRSVEERGILEQIVSEHHKALELSAQEVELMQSMAEHYLEQGIEQGIQQGARQMSIENTLATLNARFPRTDVNALKPSLEAIEDLNRLKQLNLIASIAKTFNAFREHLDA; this is encoded by the coding sequence ATGTTGGACACCAATGAAGTTCTCTCTTTTTTTCGGGACTCGCTTGGACAGTTTTCAGATAGGAGTGCGAAATGGCTGTTATCCAACCCAGAGAACCTCCGAGGACTCCTTGAAATCATCGGTAGCGATCTTGCAAGTTCTCTGGATTTCAGCAAAGTCCAACGCGTCAACACCACTTTTATCGCCGATAACCTCCGCGAACAAGAATCGGATCTGGTATTCCTCTTACCTTTCCGGGACACCAATGAAACAGAGGTGCTGATCTACATACTCATTGAACATCAATCTACGGTAGACCCTGTGATGGGGTTTCGGTTGCTGTTTTATATGTGTCAGGTCTGGGATCAACAGCGTCAGAAGTGGGTATCCGAGAACGTCCCGAAAAGTGAGTGGCGATTTCGTCCGATCATTCCAGTGGTGTTTTACACGGGTCAACCTAAATGGCAAACGCCCCTCTCGCTTGAGGCGTTGATGGATGTTCCGCAGGCATTGCTGCGATTTATTCCAAGGTTTGAGACGCTTTTTCTCGGTGTCAAGAGCGAACCCGATGCGAATCTCGTGAGGACGGATAGTCCGTTCGGGTGGCTAATGACGGTTTTCAAACGCGAGGACGTTCCTGAGACATCCATGTTCATCTCTGTATTAGAACGGTTGGGGAAACATCTCGGCAATCTCAGTGAATCGGATCGTGGGTCGTGGGAGCAGGCGATCTACTATCTTTACCTGTTAGTTTTCTATCGGCGTTCAGTTGAAGAACGGGGCATCTTAGAGCAGATTGTCTCTGAACACCACAAGGCTTTGGAACTCTCGGCACAGGAGGTAGAACTCATGCAAAGCATGGCAGAACATTACTTAGAGCAAGGTATAGAGCAAGGTATACAGCAAGGGGCACGACAAATGAGTATTGAAAACACCCTTGCCACGCTCAACGCCCGTTTCCCAAGGACAGATGTCAACGCCCTGAAACCGAGCCTCGAAGCCATCGAGGATCTCAATCGTCTCAAGCAGTTGAATCTCATAGCTTCCATCGCTAAAACTTTTAACGCTTTCCGAGAACACTTAGATGCATAA
- a CDS encoding HRDC domain-containing protein — protein MAKTEQRRIFNERTLKEMATYFPQTEESFIKIHGVGPKKTERYAKVFLPIIQDYCKKHGVKSVKNTNEALNTSETASEKPNEYAPELFERLREKRKTIADEEGVRPFGVFWNRTLEAMATFFP, from the coding sequence GTGGCAAAGACGGAGCAAAGACGGATATTCAATGAGAGGACATTAAAAGAAATGGCAACCTATTTCCCACAAACTGAGGAATCGTTCATCAAGATTCATGGTGTTGGTCCTAAGAAAACAGAAAGATACGCTAAGGTATTTTTACCTATCATCCAAGATTATTGTAAGAAACATGGTGTGAAATCAGTAAAGAACACAAATGAAGCACTGAATACATCTGAGACAGCATCTGAAAAACCGAACGAATACGCTCCGGAACTTTTTGAGCGACTTCGAGAGAAGCGCAAAACGATTGCTGATGAGGAAGGGGTTCGGCCGTTTGGTGTCTTTTGGAACAGGACGTTGGAAGCGATGGCAACTTTTTTTCCATAA
- a CDS encoding type II toxin-antitoxin system HicB family antitoxin, protein MQQNYTAIIQQSDGWWIGWVQEIPGVNCQERTGNELLVALEIPLRETIAYNREEARRAVESQHKEVTIQI, encoded by the coding sequence ATGCAACAGAACTACACTGCTATCATCCAACAAAGTGACGGTTGGTGGATCGGGTGGGTGCAAGAAATTCCCGGTGTCAATTGTCAAGAACGGACCGGGAATGAACTGCTGGTTGCTTTGGAAATTCCACTTCGCGAAACGATAGCGTACAATCGCGAAGAAGCTCGCCGGGCAGTGGAAAGCCAGCACAAGGAAGTGACCATCCAGATTTAA